In Williamwhitmania sp., the genomic stretch TAGGATCTGCAGTCATAAATATTTTCAGCTCTGCATCTGGAAAAACAACCGTTCCAATATCACGCCCATCCATCACAATACCTTTACTTTTGCCCATCTCCTGTTGCAGCGCAACCATTTTTGTCCGTACCTCAGCAATGGCACTAACTGGTGAAACAAGGTTTGACACCTCAATGGTCCTTATGGCATCCTCAATTACCTCACCGTTGAGCATTGTTTCGAAACGACCTGCGCTGGCGTTAAAAACAAACCCAATTTGAAGAGAGGGTAACATCTCCAGCACCTTTGTTTTGCTCAATTTGCCGTCCTCTGTCACGGCGCCGCCACGAATGGCTGCAAGGGTAACTGCGCGATACATGGCACCGCTGTCGATGTAGATATATCCAAACTCCTTGGCAATAGCCTTTGCAAATGTGCTTTTGCCACAGGAGGAGTAACCATCGA encodes the following:
- the cmk gene encoding (d)CMP kinase, giving the protein MLSTKITIAIDGYSSCGKSTFAKAIAKEFGYIYIDSGAMYRAVTLAAIRGGAVTEDGKLSKTKVLEMLPSLQIGFVFNASAGRFETMLNGEVIEDAIRTIEVSNLVSPVSAIAEVRTKMVALQQEMGKSKGIVMDGRDIGTVVFPDAELKIFMTADPKVRAMRRYKELQEKCQSVSLEEIEANVRNRDHMDQNREVSPLRKATDALVLDNSYMTPAEQMEWVKTIIEKL